A section of the Marinimicrobium koreense genome encodes:
- a CDS encoding acyl-CoA thioesterase — MQGIDEDPTPHGELTLQTLSMPADTNPYGDIFGGWLMTQMDLGGAILAQEVAKGRVTTVAVGSMVFLRPVPVGATVSVYASTLDVGRTSIRTLIEVWIKECGNRDMTKVTEGEYVYVAIDDNGRTRPVPK; from the coding sequence ATGCAAGGCATTGATGAGGATCCCACCCCCCACGGTGAACTGACCCTGCAAACCCTGTCCATGCCCGCCGACACCAATCCCTATGGCGATATTTTTGGCGGCTGGCTGATGACCCAAATGGATCTGGGCGGTGCGATTCTCGCTCAGGAAGTGGCCAAGGGGCGGGTCACTACCGTGGCCGTGGGCAGCATGGTGTTTTTGCGGCCAGTACCTGTCGGGGCGACCGTGAGTGTTTATGCCAGCACACTGGATGTCGGGCGCACCTCCATCCGCACCCTGATCGAAGTCTGGATCAAGGAATGCGGTAACCGCGACATGACCAAAGTGACCGAGGGCGAATATGTTTATGTCGCCATCGACGACAATGGCCGGACCCGGCCGGTGCCCAAATAA
- a CDS encoding DUF4265 domain-containing protein, producing the protein MKKALRTIELFAGTRPDGQPIVEQLPVNELESGDLQLVRSPAFAQGIASGDTVRLLPQTQEIELVRRSGNLSLRVFTKGDMAPIADALVPALEKLGGELDLHNDRMLVISIHVSCGFETIEKLMNEVLGKDPDSTWMYGNVYDPTDGSTPLNWWQDVLKPE; encoded by the coding sequence ATGAAGAAAGCGTTGCGCACCATCGAATTATTTGCCGGTACCCGGCCGGACGGCCAGCCGATTGTGGAACAGTTGCCGGTCAATGAACTGGAGTCCGGTGACCTGCAGCTGGTGCGCTCCCCCGCTTTTGCCCAGGGCATTGCCAGCGGCGACACCGTTCGGCTGCTACCCCAGACCCAGGAAATCGAGCTGGTGCGGCGCAGCGGCAACCTCAGCCTGCGGGTGTTCACCAAGGGCGATATGGCGCCCATTGCCGATGCGCTGGTGCCGGCGCTGGAAAAGCTCGGGGGTGAGCTGGATCTGCACAATGATCGTATGCTGGTGATCTCCATCCACGTCAGCTGCGGGTTTGAAACCATCGAAAAGCTCATGAACGAGGTATTGGGCAAAGACCCGGACAGCACTTGGATGTACGGCAATGTGTACGACCCGACCGATGGTTCGACGCCGCTGAACTGGTGGCAGGATGTGTTGAAGCCAGAGTAA
- the uvrD gene encoding DNA helicase II, whose protein sequence is MDVSALLNDLNDAQREAVSAPAHNQLILAGAGSGKTRVLVHRIAWLIQVEQVSPYSIMAVTFTNKAAREMRARLETLLSDTGQPVNTRSMWVGTFHGLAHRLLKAHWQDAGLPQNFQILDSDDQLRLIKRVYQRLELDESKWPFRQAQWFINGQKDEGLRPQHIPDNGDPFIRTMLMIYRAYEEDCQRSGLVDFAELLLRAHELWLHKPHILEHYQRRFPFVLVDEFQDTNSIQYAWLRVLAGKTAKVTAVGDDDQSIYGWRGARIENIQRFTDDFPGTQTIRLEQNYRSTGTILKAANAVIANNFGRLGKQLWTDGDDGEPIALYAAFNEQDEARFIVERIEDWVKQGNSYSSSAILYRSNAQSRVLEEALLREGIAYRIYGGQRFYERLEIKNALAYMRLIANPDDDAGFERVINTPTRGIGGKTLDAIRECARDQNLSLWQASAQIIANNALPARAANALKGFMQLIDSLADHSTEEPLGDIAQLVLDETGLLEFHRKEKGEKGQAREENLQELVNACRVFDAAEEDELSVLQQFLDTAALDAGETQADEFEDAVQLMTLHSAKGLEFPLVFLAGVEENLFPHKMSMEDPDRLEEERRLCYVGITRAMEKLYISYAETRRLYGAETFNALSRFVREIPAELIQEVRLKTTVTRPMGYGKGDYGRANNVSLTDSGEDTGFHLGQRVSHGVFGEGVILHFEGQGAHARVQVNFDDEGSKWLVLQYAKLVPM, encoded by the coding sequence ATGGATGTATCCGCCCTGCTTAACGATCTGAACGACGCCCAGCGCGAGGCCGTTTCCGCCCCCGCCCATAACCAGTTGATTCTGGCTGGTGCGGGCAGCGGCAAGACCCGGGTGCTGGTACACCGGATCGCCTGGCTGATTCAGGTTGAGCAGGTATCGCCCTACTCCATCATGGCGGTCACCTTTACCAACAAGGCCGCGCGGGAAATGCGCGCCCGCCTGGAAACCCTGCTGTCCGATACCGGCCAGCCGGTGAATACCCGCAGCATGTGGGTGGGCACCTTCCATGGGCTGGCGCATCGGTTGCTCAAAGCGCACTGGCAGGATGCCGGGCTGCCCCAGAATTTCCAGATTCTCGACAGCGACGATCAACTGCGCCTGATCAAGCGGGTGTATCAGCGCCTGGAGCTGGATGAGTCCAAGTGGCCGTTCCGTCAGGCCCAGTGGTTCATCAATGGCCAGAAAGACGAAGGCCTACGCCCCCAGCACATCCCGGACAACGGCGATCCGTTTATTCGCACCATGCTGATGATCTATCGTGCCTACGAGGAGGACTGCCAACGCAGTGGCTTGGTGGACTTTGCCGAACTGTTGCTGCGCGCTCACGAGCTGTGGTTGCACAAGCCCCACATCCTGGAGCATTACCAGCGCCGTTTTCCGTTTGTTCTGGTGGACGAATTCCAGGACACCAACAGCATTCAGTACGCCTGGCTGCGGGTGCTCGCCGGTAAGACGGCCAAGGTCACCGCCGTGGGCGACGATGACCAGTCCATTTATGGCTGGCGCGGCGCGCGCATTGAAAACATTCAGCGCTTTACCGATGACTTCCCGGGCACCCAGACCATCCGCCTGGAACAGAACTACCGCTCTACCGGCACCATCCTGAAGGCGGCCAATGCGGTGATTGCCAACAACTTCGGTCGCCTGGGCAAACAGCTGTGGACCGACGGGGATGATGGCGAGCCGATCGCACTCTACGCCGCGTTCAACGAACAGGATGAAGCGCGGTTTATCGTTGAGCGCATTGAAGACTGGGTCAAGCAGGGCAACAGCTACTCCAGCTCCGCCATTCTCTATCGCTCCAACGCCCAGTCCCGGGTGTTGGAAGAAGCGCTGTTGCGCGAGGGCATTGCTTATCGCATCTATGGCGGCCAACGCTTCTACGAACGCCTGGAAATCAAAAACGCCCTGGCCTATATGCGCCTGATCGCCAACCCCGATGACGATGCGGGTTTCGAGCGGGTGATCAATACGCCCACCCGGGGTATTGGCGGAAAAACCCTGGATGCGATCCGCGAGTGCGCCCGGGATCAGAACCTGTCCCTGTGGCAGGCCTCGGCGCAGATCATTGCCAACAACGCCCTGCCCGCCCGGGCGGCGAATGCGCTCAAAGGCTTTATGCAACTGATCGACTCGCTCGCCGATCACAGTACGGAAGAACCCCTGGGCGACATCGCCCAGCTGGTACTGGATGAAACCGGGCTGCTGGAATTTCATCGCAAGGAAAAAGGCGAAAAAGGTCAAGCCCGGGAGGAAAACCTGCAGGAGCTGGTCAACGCCTGCCGGGTGTTCGATGCCGCCGAGGAAGACGAGCTGTCGGTGTTGCAGCAGTTCCTGGACACTGCCGCGCTGGATGCCGGCGAAACCCAGGCGGACGAGTTTGAAGACGCGGTCCAGTTGATGACCCTGCACTCGGCCAAGGGTCTGGAATTTCCACTGGTGTTTCTTGCCGGGGTGGAAGAGAATCTGTTTCCGCACAAAATGTCCATGGAGGACCCGGACCGGCTCGAGGAGGAGCGGCGCCTGTGCTACGTGGGTATCACCCGCGCCATGGAGAAGCTGTACATCAGCTATGCCGAAACCCGGCGGCTGTACGGCGCGGAAACCTTCAACGCCCTGTCCCGCTTCGTGCGGGAAATTCCGGCGGAACTGATTCAGGAAGTGCGCCTGAAAACCACCGTTACCCGACCCATGGGTTATGGTAAAGGCGATTACGGCCGGGCCAATAACGTCAGCCTGACCGATTCCGGTGAAGACACCGGATTCCACCTTGGCCAGCGGGTCAGCCACGGCGTATTCGGCGAAGGTGTTATCCTCCACTTTGAAGGCCAGGGCGCCCACGCCCGGGTACAGGTTAATTTCGACGATGAAGGCAGCAAGTGGTTGGTGCTGCAATACGCGAAACTGGTTCCCATGTAG
- the yaaA gene encoding peroxide stress protein YaaA, with product MLMLLSPAKTLDFETAPVTDKATQPDFLDQSRELIGVLRDLAPQDISSLMSLSDKLGQLNYDRYQQWHTPFTSSNAKQAALAFKGDVYTGLNAEQFKAGDFTFAQKHLRILSGLYGLLRPLDLIQPYRLEMGTKLANPRGDNLYQFWGERLTQAINEQLATLKNPVVVNLASNEYFKSVQPKRLSAPLITPVFKDWKNGQYKIISFYAKKARGLMAAYAIQNRIQDAEALKAFDVEGYAYNEDLSKGAQWVFTRDNA from the coding sequence ATGTTGATGTTGCTATCCCCCGCCAAAACCCTGGATTTCGAAACCGCGCCGGTCACCGACAAAGCGACCCAACCGGATTTTCTGGACCAGTCCCGGGAGTTGATTGGCGTGCTCAGGGATCTGGCGCCCCAGGACATCTCCAGCCTGATGAGCCTCAGCGACAAGCTCGGTCAGCTCAACTACGACCGCTACCAACAGTGGCACACACCCTTCACCTCAAGCAACGCCAAACAGGCGGCCCTGGCCTTCAAAGGGGACGTGTACACCGGCCTGAATGCTGAGCAGTTCAAGGCGGGCGATTTCACCTTTGCCCAGAAACATCTGCGCATCCTGTCCGGACTCTACGGGCTGCTCCGCCCGCTCGATCTGATTCAGCCCTATCGCCTGGAGATGGGCACCAAACTGGCGAACCCGCGCGGCGACAACCTTTACCAATTCTGGGGCGAGCGCCTGACCCAGGCCATCAACGAACAACTCGCTACCCTGAAGAACCCGGTGGTGGTGAATCTCGCCTCCAATGAGTATTTCAAATCGGTCCAGCCGAAGCGGCTCTCGGCGCCGCTGATCACGCCGGTCTTCAAGGACTGGAAAAACGGTCAGTACAAGATCATCAGTTTTTACGCCAAGAAGGCCCGCGGACTGATGGCGGCCTACGCGATTCAGAACCGCATCCAGGACGCCGAGGCGCTGAAGGCGTTTGATGTCGAGGGCTACGCCTATAATGAGGATCTGTCCAAGGGTGCCCAATGGGTGTTTACTCGCGATAACGCATAA
- a CDS encoding TfoX/Sxy family protein — protein sequence MSVSQPALSRALHHLSQVAPVSYRRIFAGIGLYHQQHLFAIMADDRLYFRVDDASRQPYLDRAMPALQPRGAGSSVSHFYQLPDVVLEDSSELLFWMRAAVEASQAPLPEPAYVTAPTQSPVRRFSAG from the coding sequence TTGTCTGTCAGCCAGCCCGCACTCAGTCGCGCTCTGCACCACTTGTCCCAAGTGGCACCGGTGTCTTACCGGCGCATTTTTGCGGGTATCGGGCTCTATCATCAGCAGCACCTGTTCGCGATCATGGCGGACGATCGGCTCTACTTCCGGGTCGACGACGCCTCGCGCCAGCCCTACCTTGACCGGGCGATGCCCGCCCTTCAGCCGCGCGGCGCCGGTTCTTCCGTCAGTCATTTCTACCAACTGCCCGACGTGGTCCTTGAAGACTCCTCCGAACTGTTGTTCTGGATGCGGGCCGCGGTAGAGGCCAGCCAGGCGCCACTGCCGGAGCCGGCTTACGTAACCGCCCCCACGCAATCGCCCGTACGCCGCTTTTCTGCCGGCTGA
- a CDS encoding TRAP transporter large permease: MIELIPLLMFAAVCAVLMLGYSVAFTLAGVALVFAGFGIVTGVFEPNLLRTFPSRIYGIMANYTLVAVPLFVFMGTLLEKSRLAEELLENMSRACRSLPGGLGLSVIIVGALLAASTGIVGATVVTMGLISLPTMLRQGYHPSLAAGTICATGTLGQIIPPSIALVLLGDVLSNAYQRAQLSQGIFSPETLSVGDLFVGALIPGLVLVSLYLLYMLLVARWRPTLAPAAPSEERISTGRLWLSLVPVSALIILVLGSILLGIATPTEAAGVGALGAALLALLKGKLDLARLKEVARSTTMTSAMIFTILIGASLFSLVFRGFGGEELVEGFFHQLPGGVFTAMLVVMVIIFLLGFILDFIEITFVVVPIVGPVLLAMGVDPIWLGIMIALNLQTSFLTPPFGFALFYLRGVAPASVATSALYRGVIPFIVLQLLVLCALALWPGLATWLPQQLSL; the protein is encoded by the coding sequence CTGATCGAGCTGATTCCACTGCTGATGTTCGCCGCGGTCTGCGCGGTATTGATGCTCGGCTATTCGGTGGCCTTTACCCTGGCCGGTGTGGCCCTGGTGTTTGCCGGGTTCGGCATCGTGACCGGCGTCTTTGAGCCCAACCTGTTGCGCACTTTTCCCAGCCGCATCTACGGCATCATGGCCAATTACACCCTGGTGGCTGTGCCCCTGTTCGTCTTTATGGGCACCCTGCTGGAAAAATCCCGGCTGGCGGAAGAGCTTCTGGAAAATATGAGCCGCGCCTGCCGAAGCCTGCCCGGCGGACTGGGCCTGTCGGTCATCATTGTGGGGGCGCTGCTCGCCGCCAGTACCGGTATCGTGGGCGCCACCGTGGTGACGATGGGCCTGATTTCGCTGCCCACCATGTTGCGCCAGGGCTATCACCCGTCGCTCGCCGCAGGCACCATCTGCGCCACGGGCACCCTCGGGCAGATCATCCCGCCCTCCATCGCCCTGGTGTTGCTCGGTGACGTCCTGTCCAATGCCTACCAGCGGGCCCAACTCTCTCAGGGGATATTCAGCCCGGAGACGCTTTCGGTGGGGGATCTGTTTGTCGGCGCGCTGATCCCCGGACTGGTACTGGTCAGCCTCTATCTGCTGTACATGCTTCTGGTCGCCCGGTGGCGGCCCACGCTCGCGCCCGCCGCACCGAGTGAGGAGCGGATTTCCACCGGTCGTCTGTGGCTCAGTCTGGTGCCCGTATCGGCGCTGATCATTCTGGTACTGGGCTCTATCCTGTTGGGTATTGCGACACCGACCGAAGCCGCCGGCGTGGGCGCACTCGGCGCCGCGTTGCTGGCCCTGCTTAAAGGTAAACTCGACCTCGCCCGACTCAAAGAGGTGGCCCGCAGCACTACCATGACCAGTGCCATGATTTTCACCATCCTGATTGGCGCCTCGCTGTTCTCTCTGGTGTTCCGGGGTTTCGGCGGGGAAGAACTGGTGGAAGGCTTCTTCCATCAATTGCCGGGCGGGGTGTTCACCGCCATGCTGGTGGTGATGGTGATCATTTTTCTGCTGGGCTTTATTCTCGATTTTATTGAAATCACCTTTGTGGTCGTCCCCATAGTGGGCCCGGTGCTACTGGCCATGGGGGTCGATCCCATCTGGCTGGGGATCATGATTGCCCTCAACCTGCAGACTTCTTTCCTCACCCCGCCGTTTGGCTTCGCCCTGTTCTACCTGCGTGGGGTGGCACCCGCCTCGGTCGCCACCAGTGCCCTGTATCGTGGCGTGATTCCGTTTATTGTGCTGCAATTGCTGGTACTCTGTGCTCTGGCGCTGTGGCCGGGGCTTGCCACCTGGCTACCGCAGCAACTATCCCTGTAA
- a CDS encoding TRAP transporter small permease subunit — MPEDTQTPKPLAAVRALIRALDACTEGLGRTVAWLAPVMVVITCTVVLLRYGLGQGSVALQESVTYMHAALFMLGAGYALKHHKQVRVDILYRRFSPEGRAWVDALGSLVFLIPLAMFIGWISQDFVRSAWRIREVSADSGGLPWVYLLKSLIPLLAVTLLLQAVAEVLRNLLRLMGYPAPGSAPTDEAGEEEC, encoded by the coding sequence ATGCCCGAAGACACCCAGACTCCTAAGCCACTGGCCGCCGTTCGTGCGCTGATCCGCGCGCTTGACGCCTGCACCGAAGGGCTCGGGCGCACCGTCGCCTGGCTCGCCCCGGTCATGGTCGTCATTACCTGCACCGTCGTATTGCTGCGCTACGGCCTGGGACAAGGCTCGGTGGCACTGCAGGAGTCCGTCACCTACATGCACGCCGCGCTGTTCATGCTCGGGGCGGGCTACGCGCTCAAGCACCACAAGCAGGTACGGGTCGATATTCTCTATCGTCGCTTCAGCCCCGAGGGGCGCGCCTGGGTGGATGCCCTGGGCAGCCTGGTGTTTCTGATCCCCTTGGCGATGTTTATTGGCTGGATCAGCCAGGACTTCGTGCGCAGCGCCTGGCGCATCCGGGAAGTCTCGGCCGACTCCGGTGGCCTGCCCTGGGTTTACCTGCTCAAGAGCCTGATTCCTCTACTGGCGGTGACGCTACTGCTGCAAGCGGTCGCAGAAGTCCTGCGCAATCTCTTGCGACTGATGGGCTATCCGGCCCCCGGCAGCGCGCCAACCGATGAGGCCGGGGAGGAGGAATGCTGA
- a CDS encoding M48 family metalloprotease: MKRCLSLLAVTGLILGATACSVNPVTGERQLTLMSADQELAIGAENYQPSQQSQGGRYVVDPELGLYVSQVMDKLAAVSDRPGLPYEIVVLNNGVPNAWALPGGKMAINRGLLVELEDEAQLASVLGHEIVHAAARHSASQQTRNVLLQAGMLAAGVAASQSDSEYAGLAMGAVGVGAMAWQAKYSRSHELESDRYGIQYMVEAGYDPQAAVELQQTFVRLSEGRQSNWLDGLFASHPPSQERVNANKALAEQYGGGVRNKAAFDRAMAQLRRDQPAYEQYQQAQKAASEKQYDRALALVEQAIDHQPKENLFWELKGQLLMQKKQPGEAIAAFDRSIAANPEFFRPLVYRGLLHKQQNNTRQAREDLEQSRQLLPTQLGSYHLGELAQQRGDREAAVSYYREVASGGGELGEAAQSKLSQLGVQAGS, encoded by the coding sequence ATGAAACGCTGTCTGTCTCTGCTGGCCGTCACTGGCCTGATACTGGGCGCCACGGCCTGTTCCGTCAATCCGGTCACCGGGGAGCGTCAACTGACCCTGATGTCCGCCGATCAGGAGCTGGCGATCGGCGCCGAAAACTATCAGCCGAGCCAGCAATCCCAGGGGGGCCGTTATGTCGTCGACCCTGAATTGGGGCTCTACGTCAGCCAGGTCATGGACAAGCTCGCGGCGGTCAGCGATCGTCCCGGCCTGCCCTATGAAATCGTGGTGCTGAATAACGGGGTCCCCAACGCCTGGGCTCTGCCCGGCGGCAAGATGGCGATTAACCGGGGGCTGTTGGTGGAACTTGAGGACGAGGCTCAACTGGCGTCGGTACTCGGCCACGAAATTGTCCATGCCGCCGCACGCCACAGCGCCTCGCAGCAAACGCGCAATGTGCTGTTGCAGGCCGGAATGCTAGCCGCCGGAGTGGCCGCTTCGCAGTCCGATTCCGAGTATGCCGGGCTGGCCATGGGTGCAGTCGGCGTGGGCGCCATGGCCTGGCAGGCCAAGTACAGTCGCAGTCACGAGCTCGAATCGGACCGCTATGGCATCCAGTACATGGTGGAAGCCGGCTACGACCCCCAGGCCGCCGTAGAGCTGCAACAGACGTTCGTTCGACTGTCGGAAGGTCGTCAGAGCAACTGGCTGGACGGGCTTTTCGCCAGCCACCCGCCCTCCCAGGAGCGCGTCAACGCGAACAAGGCGCTGGCCGAGCAGTACGGCGGGGGCGTGCGCAACAAGGCGGCCTTCGATCGGGCCATGGCGCAGTTGCGGCGCGATCAGCCCGCCTACGAGCAGTATCAGCAGGCCCAGAAAGCCGCATCTGAAAAACAGTATGACCGCGCTCTGGCCTTAGTGGAGCAGGCCATTGACCACCAGCCCAAAGAAAACCTGTTCTGGGAGTTGAAAGGGCAGTTGTTAATGCAGAAAAAGCAGCCCGGCGAGGCCATTGCCGCCTTCGACCGCTCCATCGCGGCCAACCCGGAGTTCTTCCGCCCACTGGTCTACCGGGGTCTGCTGCATAAACAGCAGAACAATACTCGCCAGGCGCGGGAGGATCTGGAGCAGAGTCGCCAGCTGCTGCCGACCCAGCTTGGCAGTTACCACCTGGGTGAGCTGGCCCAACAGCGAGGCGATCGCGAGGCGGCCGTGAGTTATTACCGTGAAGTGGCCTCCGGCGGCGGCGAGCTGGGCGAAGCGGCCCAGAGCAAGCTCTCGCAGTTGGGCGTGCAGGCCGGGTCCTGA
- a CDS encoding cytochrome b → MIKDDAQRYGWLSITVHWLSALLVIAIFGIGFYMVDLTYYDKGYHELPKLHVSLGLLLAMLLIVRIGWRVSQRGKPQPLPNHSRKIRLAAASMKHLLYLLMLVMVVTGYLINTAKGDSADFFELFSVPATWQLSSDGVDLVGEIHEIAAWLLILLALAHAGAALWHHFVIRDRTLLRMLRPGKSDPNP, encoded by the coding sequence ATGATAAAAGACGATGCTCAACGCTACGGTTGGTTGTCCATCACCGTGCACTGGCTGTCCGCTCTGTTGGTGATCGCCATTTTTGGCATTGGATTCTACATGGTGGACCTGACGTACTACGACAAGGGCTATCACGAACTCCCCAAACTGCATGTCAGTCTCGGACTGTTGCTGGCCATGCTGTTGATTGTGCGAATCGGCTGGCGGGTCAGTCAGCGGGGTAAGCCACAGCCGCTGCCCAACCACAGTCGTAAGATCCGCCTCGCGGCAGCTTCAATGAAACATCTCCTGTATCTGTTGATGCTGGTGATGGTCGTGACCGGCTATCTGATCAATACCGCCAAGGGCGATTCCGCGGATTTTTTTGAACTGTTCAGTGTGCCCGCCACCTGGCAATTGAGTTCTGATGGCGTCGATCTGGTTGGAGAAATCCATGAGATCGCCGCCTGGCTGCTGATTCTTCTGGCGCTCGCCCACGCCGGCGCGGCGCTTTGGCACCATTTTGTGATCCGGGATCGGACCTTGCTGCGTATGCTTCGCCCTGGTAAATCCGACCCCAACCCGTAA
- a CDS encoding TRAP transporter substrate-binding protein yields the protein MNATSKNTTSKPRWSPLIILLLVALVAALFSLLVMEKATDKVAVMVDGEVQEQRVYQWRMVTTWPKDFPGLGTTAQEFANMVEAMSGGRLQIRVYGAGEIVPAMGVFDAVSDGSAEMGHGGSYYWRGKAPAAQFFTTIPFGMNAQEMNAWLHHGGGLELWREVYAPFNIIPFPGGNTGIQMAGWFNKEINSIEDLRGLKMRIPGLAGDVFNRAGGSSVNIPGGELYTSLQTGVIDAAEWVGPSNDQAFGFDQIARYYYYPGWQEPGSTLELLVNKPAFEALPDDLQAIVTHAARAANQDMLDQYTARNPRALNDMVAKEGTELRRLPDDVIQRLYDISRELFEQQAEEDPLFRKVWDSYRTFLADVTDYHKITEHTYYDIREQVTADAVGPDGEE from the coding sequence ATGAACGCAACCTCCAAAAACACAACCTCCAAACCCCGTTGGTCCCCTCTGATCATTCTGCTACTGGTCGCCCTGGTGGCGGCCCTGTTTTCCCTGTTGGTCATGGAAAAGGCCACCGACAAAGTGGCGGTCATGGTCGATGGTGAGGTGCAGGAGCAACGTGTGTACCAGTGGCGCATGGTCACCACCTGGCCGAAGGATTTTCCCGGCCTGGGCACCACCGCGCAGGAATTTGCCAATATGGTGGAGGCCATGAGTGGCGGCCGTTTGCAGATCCGCGTGTACGGCGCCGGGGAAATCGTGCCCGCCATGGGCGTGTTTGATGCGGTGTCGGATGGCAGTGCGGAAATGGGCCACGGCGGCAGCTACTACTGGCGTGGCAAAGCCCCCGCCGCACAGTTTTTTACCACCATTCCGTTTGGCATGAACGCCCAGGAAATGAACGCCTGGTTGCACCACGGCGGCGGCCTGGAATTGTGGCGAGAGGTCTACGCGCCCTTCAATATCATTCCCTTTCCCGGCGGCAACACCGGCATTCAGATGGCCGGCTGGTTCAACAAAGAGATTAACAGCATTGAGGACCTGCGCGGGCTGAAAATGCGTATTCCGGGTCTGGCGGGGGATGTGTTCAATCGCGCCGGTGGCAGTTCAGTGAATATCCCCGGCGGCGAACTCTATACCTCATTGCAGACGGGGGTGATCGACGCCGCCGAATGGGTGGGGCCGTCCAACGATCAGGCCTTCGGGTTTGATCAGATCGCTCGGTATTACTACTACCCGGGTTGGCAGGAGCCGGGTTCGACGCTGGAGCTGTTGGTCAACAAGCCCGCGTTCGAGGCGTTGCCGGACGACCTTCAGGCCATTGTCACCCACGCGGCCCGCGCCGCGAACCAGGACATGTTGGATCAATACACCGCGCGAAATCCTCGCGCGCTGAACGATATGGTGGCGAAAGAGGGTACAGAGCTGCGGCGCCTACCGGACGATGTGATTCAACGCCTATATGATATCTCCAGGGAACTCTTCGAACAGCAGGCCGAGGAAGATCCGCTGTTTCGAAAAGTGTGGGATTCCTATCGGACCTTTTTGGCGGACGTGACCGACTATCACAAAATAACGGAACACACCTATTACGACATTCGCGAGCAGGTAACAGCGGACGCGGTCGGGCCCGACGGGGAAGAATAA
- a CDS encoding YceI family protein produces the protein MKKTLAALTLSSIGLASVPAMAADYVIDTKGAHAAINFKIQHLGYSWLTGRFNDFEGSFSYDADKVEDSKITVTVDTSSIDSNHAERDKHLRSDDFLSTDKHGEAKFVSKRIENVEDNGEEFDVVGDLTLHGVTKEITIEVEKVGEGEDPWGGYRVGFEGDVELTLKDFGIDYDLGPASRVVHMELHIEGIRQ, from the coding sequence ATGAAAAAGACGTTAGCCGCATTGACTCTGAGCAGTATTGGTTTGGCCAGTGTTCCGGCAATGGCCGCCGACTATGTGATCGACACCAAAGGCGCACACGCCGCCATCAACTTCAAAATTCAGCACCTGGGCTACAGCTGGCTGACCGGTCGATTTAACGACTTCGAAGGCAGCTTCAGCTACGACGCCGACAAGGTCGAAGACAGCAAAATCACCGTGACCGTCGATACCAGCAGCATCGACAGCAATCACGCCGAACGTGACAAGCACCTGCGCAGCGATGATTTCCTGAGCACCGACAAACACGGCGAAGCCAAGTTTGTCAGCAAGCGCATTGAAAATGTTGAAGACAATGGCGAAGAATTTGATGTCGTCGGCGACCTGACCCTGCACGGTGTCACCAAAGAAATCACCATCGAAGTGGAAAAGGTCGGCGAGGGTGAAGACCCCTGGGGCGGCTACCGTGTTGGCTTCGAAGGCGACGTTGAGCTGACCCTGAAAGACTTCGGCATCGACTATGATCTGGGCCCGGCATCGCGCGTGGTCCACATGGAACTGCACATTGAAGGCATTCGTCAGTAA
- a CDS encoding response regulator encodes MAIRILVVDDASFIRDMVKKQLRERIPGVEVFEAVDGNRALAAMKNQTMDLILSDWEMPNMSGEELLRTVRQQAEGGDVPFVMVTSRGDRNHVVAAVEAGASDYLVKPFTPEELLRKVTKQLARVGKVPKAGAHSAAQGVAAHSVNVLTGGAARSPKPESRPSSSSTKKLKGRAQLRLGNRGEGLRCVLRELSPDALTGLIQRTDALPRLFDAVVVDIESDEGEAPSQLNGYIHSLQAAEANPDTQVVRVTVRFVDQDEEKQSALKRYLERL; translated from the coding sequence ATGGCAATTCGCATTCTGGTGGTCGATGACGCCAGCTTCATCCGCGATATGGTGAAAAAGCAGCTCCGTGAACGCATTCCCGGGGTGGAGGTGTTCGAAGCGGTGGATGGCAATCGGGCGCTGGCGGCGATGAAAAACCAGACGATGGACCTTATTCTGTCGGACTGGGAAATGCCCAACATGAGCGGCGAAGAGTTGTTGCGCACGGTCCGCCAGCAGGCCGAAGGGGGCGATGTGCCCTTCGTCATGGTCACCAGCCGGGGCGATCGAAACCATGTGGTGGCGGCCGTCGAGGCCGGTGCTTCGGATTATCTGGTCAAACCCTTTACCCCGGAAGAGCTTCTGCGCAAGGTGACCAAGCAGTTGGCGCGCGTGGGCAAAGTCCCGAAAGCCGGTGCTCACAGCGCGGCCCAGGGGGTCGCGGCGCACTCGGTCAATGTGCTGACCGGCGGTGCAGCGCGCTCCCCGAAACCGGAATCCCGGCCATCCTCCTCTTCAACCAAAAAACTCAAGGGTCGGGCCCAGTTGCGGCTCGGCAACCGAGGTGAGGGGTTGCGCTGTGTGCTGCGGGAGCTGTCTCCCGATGCCTTGACCGGATTGATTCAGCGTACCGATGCCCTGCCCCGCCTGTTTGACGCCGTGGTGGTGGATATCGAATCCGATGAGGGCGAGGCACCGTCGCAACTCAATGGCTATATACACAGCCTTCAGGCGGCCGAGGCCAATCCCGATACCCAGGTGGTTCGGGTGACGGTGCGGTTCGTCGACCAGGACGAAGAAAAGCAATCCGCTCTGAAACGCTACCTGGAGCGGTTATAA